AATGTCCCACGACAGCGCCATGATTCCGGCCACCAGCGTGAAGAAGCCGATTTGCAACAGGTACGCGCCCCTATCGCCCAGTGGTAGGAAGGGGAAGGCCAGTGCCAGCACGAAAAAAATTGCCAGCGGCACCAAAGCTATTCCAGTGATGTCCGGTTTGCGGGCGGCCTGCCGTTTGGAAGCGGGCGTCATCCGGTCTGCCCTCACGCCGCCTTCCTGAACGAGCGGATTACTAGGGTGCCGAATATCATCAGGAAGAATACGGCGTCGCTCCAGCCGCCGCCCCCGGGCACGTAGGTCTGCACCAGCGCTTCAGACAGACCCAGAATCACCGAGGCCCACAGCACGCCGGTCAGGTTGCCCAGCCCCGCCATCACGATGATGGCAAAGGCTTTCAGCGCGAAGACCAGTCCCACGGTGGGCGAGGCAAACAGCAGCACGCTGACCAGCACGCCCGCCACGGCTGCCAGTCCGCAGGACACGCCGAAAGCGATCAGATAAACGCGGTCCACTGGTATCCCGATCAATTGCGCGCCCCGGCGGTTCTGCGCCACGGCCCGCATCTGGCGGCCCAGCACCGTGCGGTACAGCATGAAATACAGCGCTCCCAGCAGAACCACCGCCAGTCCGAAGGCGATGGCTTTGGGGCCGCCGATGCTCAGCTCGCCAATGTTGAGGCTGCTGGCCTGATAAGGCGTGGTGACGGTGCGGGTGTTGCCGCCCAGCAGCATCAGCGCCAGATTTTGCAGCAGGATGCCCAACCCGAAGGTCAGCAGCATCTGGTTGAGTTCCGGAGCCAGTAGCACATGCCGGATGCTGACGCGGTAGGTCAGTGCCCCCACGCCGAAGACCGCCACCGCCACGATAGGCAGTGACAGCAGCGGATCAATGCCCAGAAAAGCGCTGGCCGCCCAGGCCATGAAGGCCCCGATCATCAGGAACTCGCCGTGCGCGAAGTTGACGATGCCCACCACGCCCACCGCCAGCGCCAGCCCGGAGGCCACCAGCGCGTAAATGCCGCTCTGCAACATGCCGTTGAGCAGGGTTTGTAAAAAGAGGTCCATTGGGGCTCCGTAAGGTGACGATTTATTTGGCTTCTTGGTGTTTGAAAGAAGAAAGAGGTGCAGATTTTAACTCTGGTTCAAATGTTCCAGAAACGCTGCCCCGAACTCGTCAGGCGCTTCAATGAACGGTGAATGGCCCACGCCGGGCAGCACCAGCTCGTGCCACTGTCCACCGTTAACTTCACCACGTTCCAGCACCGTTCGCATCTGGAGAAGCATCGGCTGAGGCGGGCAGACGTCCGCGCCGGGCCAGCCGGGAACCGCGCCCAGTGCGCCAAGCTGGGCCAGATCAAACAGGCTGGTGTCCCCCACGATAGCGTCGGCGTCCCCGCGCACCCACAGCACAGGCGGCGGCGGAGTCAGCTCAGCAAAGGCCGAGAGGTTCATGTATTTGGAGCTGAAGGCGTTGGCCACCCCAGCGGTTCCCGGTGCGACATTCGGCCAGTGTTCGCTGGGGGTCATGTCGCCAGGATAGAAGCCGTCCCCGGTGCGCGTTTTGAGCATGGAGGTGACCCACGCCTCTTCCTTCTGTGGGTCTGGCTGAAACTGTGCGGCGTTGAAGTAGAACTTCCGCATCACGTCTCGCGGGCTGCCCGGTGCATCCGAGCGGTCTCCGGCAGTGATCAAGGGGACAAAGGCCGCGTTGACCGTTCCGCCGCCTGAACCCGCAAAATCCGGCGTGTTGGGCGTGCTGTCCGCGCCGTGCGTGCCGCCGAAGCCGTAGGGGCTGACCGGGGCCACCAGCGTCAACGACTGAACCCGCTCTGGTGCGCTCAACGCCACCTGCATGACCACGCCGCCGCCCATGCTCCAGCCCAGCAGATGTGCGTCTTTCCATTCCAGCGCGTCCAGCAGAACCAGCAGATCGTCAGACCAGTCCTTCAGGCCGCGCGTGGCGTCAATCGGCTTGGCCTCGCTGTCGCCGTAGCCGCGCAGATCAGGGGCGACAGCGTGAATATCGTTCGGCAAGCTTTCCATCAGGTCACGGAAAAATTCGCTGTCGGACACGTTGCCGTGAACCAGCAGAAGCCGCCGTTTGGCCTCGCCCATCGCGGGGCGTTCCAATACAGCGGTTTTCAGGCGTGAGGTCTGGAGTGTTCGTGAAGTGAGTGTCATGTCGGCTCCCTGTTCCTCGGCTGGCAAGGGGACGCTCCTTCGAGAATCCCCTCTCCTGCGGAGTTGTTCCAGCCCGTTCGCTCATGCGGCCAACCCCACTTGAAAGGCAGCTGAGAAGCGCAGAAACTGTCCGTGCCTCTTTTCCAAGGGGTCAGAGTGGTGCGTGCAACCGTCGCAGCTCCACTCTGCCGCTGTGCGTCCTCAGACTCCTACTTGTTCCACACCAAAGCCTTTTTGGCAAACTTGACCGGATACACCGGTACGCGGGCGTCGTCGAGGAACTGGAAGTGCAACCAGTTGCCCGCTTTGAAGCCCTGGTACTGGGTCTTGAGGCTCTTGCTGAAGGTCAGCGTGCCGAAGGGCGAGCGCATGTTGGTCTTGGCCAGTTCGGCGGCCACTGCGTCCTTGTCCACGCTGCCCGCTTTGTTGATGGCGGCGGCCAGCGATTTGAGGTTCACGTAGGCCAGCGGCGCAAAATATTCCTCGGTCACGTTGCCGAACTTTTTCTTGTAGGCGTTCACGAACAAGCGGCTCTCGCGGTTGGGGCTGGTGGGCAGCCATAAGCTCAGGCCCGCAATGTCGTTGGAGAGGGGATTTTTCTCGAAGCCCACCGGCCAGCTCGGCGGGGTGCCGTAAATCAGGCCCAGCTTGAGGTTTTGCTGCTTGATCTCGGTCGCCAGCGGCAGGGCGTCAGTGTCGTAGCCTACCCAGTACAGAATGTCGGGCTTGGCAGCCTTGGCCTTGCTGACCAGCGGGCCGAAGTTGCCGCTGCCCGTCTTAAACTTCTCGGCCAGGACAACGTTAAATCCCGCTTTCTTGAAGGCGTCCACGGTGGCGTCGATCCCCGCGCTGCCGAAGGGGCCGTCCTCGTAGGCGATGGCGATATTCTTGGCTCCCTCCTTGACCTTGAGGGTCTTGAAGAAGCCCAAGATGGCCTCAAAATTGTAGTAAGACCACGGGTGGTAGTGAAAGAAATACTTGTGGTCGGCAAACGCGTCTTCAACGGGAGTGGCCGCCGCCCCGATCCAGGCCATAAAGGTGTTGTACTGTTTGGCCGGGCCGGACAGGGCCACGCTGACCGCGCTGCTCACGCCGCCCGCCATGAAGTCCACTTTGTCCACCGTGACCAGCTTGACGAATTCCGGCACGGCTTTGGCCGGGGAGCTGGCGTCGTCGCCGTAGACCAGTTCCAGCGGTTTGCCCAGCACGCCTCCGGCTTTGTTGATCTCGTCCAGTGCCAGGTCGTAACCGTTCTTGGCCGCCTGGCCCGAAACGCTGCCTCCGCCCGAGAGGGGAAGCAACACGCCCACTTTCACCGCGCCCGCACCGGAAACCGCGAGCAGCATGCCCGTCAGAAGTAGAGTTTTCATAACATGGGCAGTGTAAGTGAGGGGCGTCACGGGGGCGTTACAACGGTAGAGAGGGAAGGGGTAAGCAGCACCCTCTCCTTGCTTTACTGTGACCAACCAGTAACGCCCCGCGCCTACCCTTGACCTAATGAGCGATACGTTAAGGGCGGCAAAGCTGGAATCAGGCAAAGAACCGG
The Deinococcus detaillensis DNA segment above includes these coding regions:
- a CDS encoding branched-chain amino acid ABC transporter permease; this translates as MDLFLQTLLNGMLQSGIYALVASGLALAVGVVGIVNFAHGEFLMIGAFMAWAASAFLGIDPLLSLPIVAVAVFGVGALTYRVSIRHVLLAPELNQMLLTFGLGILLQNLALMLLGGNTRTVTTPYQASSLNIGELSIGGPKAIAFGLAVVLLGALYFMLYRTVLGRQMRAVAQNRRGAQLIGIPVDRVYLIAFGVSCGLAAVAGVLVSVLLFASPTVGLVFALKAFAIIVMAGLGNLTGVLWASVILGLSEALVQTYVPGGGGWSDAVFFLMIFGTLVIRSFRKAA
- a CDS encoding alpha/beta fold hydrolase; translated protein: MTLTSRTLQTSRLKTAVLERPAMGEAKRRLLLVHGNVSDSEFFRDLMESLPNDIHAVAPDLRGYGDSEAKPIDATRGLKDWSDDLLVLLDALEWKDAHLLGWSMGGGVVMQVALSAPERVQSLTLVAPVSPYGFGGTHGADSTPNTPDFAGSGGGTVNAAFVPLITAGDRSDAPGSPRDVMRKFYFNAAQFQPDPQKEEAWVTSMLKTRTGDGFYPGDMTPSEHWPNVAPGTAGVANAFSSKYMNLSAFAELTPPPPVLWVRGDADAIVGDTSLFDLAQLGALGAVPGWPGADVCPPQPMLLQMRTVLERGEVNGGQWHELVLPGVGHSPFIEAPDEFGAAFLEHLNQS
- a CDS encoding ABC transporter substrate-binding protein; the encoded protein is MKTLLLTGMLLAVSGAGAVKVGVLLPLSGGGSVSGQAAKNGYDLALDEINKAGGVLGKPLELVYGDDASSPAKAVPEFVKLVTVDKVDFMAGGVSSAVSVALSGPAKQYNTFMAWIGAAATPVEDAFADHKYFFHYHPWSYYNFEAILGFFKTLKVKEGAKNIAIAYEDGPFGSAGIDATVDAFKKAGFNVVLAEKFKTGSGNFGPLVSKAKAAKPDILYWVGYDTDALPLATEIKQQNLKLGLIYGTPPSWPVGFEKNPLSNDIAGLSLWLPTSPNRESRLFVNAYKKKFGNVTEEYFAPLAYVNLKSLAAAINKAGSVDKDAVAAELAKTNMRSPFGTLTFSKSLKTQYQGFKAGNWLHFQFLDDARVPVYPVKFAKKALVWNK